From one Erythrobacter sp. HKB08 genomic stretch:
- a CDS encoding cytochrome P450 translates to MATIAPQRPECRSEPTAYQALKKHFEEHPEHRPEHTHKWDVSRSDIYYENTWHPIFKEMREAGPLHYIPESPFGPYWAVVQHKAIQHIEALPEVFSSSWEHGGITILNRLTDEEIAESGVDRRELPMFIAMDRPQHTGQRRTVAPKFTPSGMAEMEGEIRQRTGELLDSLPRGEVFDWVDKVSIELTTGMLAILFGFPWEDRRLLTFWSDWSGDTELATVRELDEMRWEFLHEMAAYFQSLWIERTHDKEPGDDLISMMIHSDAMNQMRPEEFMGNLVLLIVGGNDTTRNSMSGIIYQLDKNPDQRKLFEQQPDLIPNAVQEILRMQTPLAHMRRTCTEDTEVFGQQIKKGDKVVLWYLSANRDEQVFENPDKLDITRENARRHIAFGYGIHRCVGARLAELQLRVLLEEMHKRRMRVHLAGDIERVRANFVHGFRKLEVEITEF, encoded by the coding sequence ATGGCCACGATTGCCCCGCAACGCCCCGAGTGCCGCTCGGAGCCGACTGCCTATCAGGCGCTCAAGAAGCATTTCGAAGAGCATCCCGAGCATCGGCCCGAACACACGCACAAGTGGGACGTCAGCCGGTCCGACATCTATTACGAGAACACCTGGCATCCGATCTTCAAGGAAATGCGCGAGGCCGGGCCGCTGCATTACATCCCGGAAAGCCCGTTCGGCCCCTATTGGGCGGTCGTGCAGCACAAGGCGATCCAGCATATCGAGGCGCTGCCGGAAGTCTTCTCCTCCAGCTGGGAGCATGGCGGCATCACCATCCTCAACCGCCTGACCGACGAGGAAATCGCCGAGAGCGGCGTCGACCGGCGCGAGCTGCCGATGTTCATCGCGATGGACCGTCCGCAGCACACCGGCCAGCGCCGCACCGTCGCACCCAAGTTCACGCCGAGCGGCATGGCCGAGATGGAAGGCGAGATCCGCCAGCGCACCGGCGAGCTGCTCGACAGCCTGCCGCGCGGCGAAGTCTTCGATTGGGTCGACAAGGTCTCGATCGAGCTGACCACCGGGATGCTCGCCATCCTGTTCGGCTTCCCGTGGGAAGACCGCCGCCTGCTGACCTTCTGGTCGGACTGGTCGGGCGATACCGAGCTCGCCACCGTGCGAGAACTCGACGAGATGCGCTGGGAATTCCTCCACGAAATGGCGGCCTATTTCCAGTCGCTGTGGATCGAGCGCACGCACGACAAGGAGCCGGGCGACGATCTCATCTCGATGATGATCCACTCGGACGCGATGAACCAGATGCGGCCCGAGGAGTTCATGGGCAACCTCGTGCTGCTGATCGTCGGCGGCAACGACACGACCCGCAATTCCATGAGCGGAATCATCTACCAGCTCGACAAGAACCCCGACCAGCGCAAGCTGTTCGAGCAGCAGCCGGACCTCATTCCGAATGCCGTGCAGGAAATCCTGCGCATGCAGACCCCGCTCGCGCATATGCGCCGGACCTGCACCGAGGACACCGAAGTCTTCGGCCAGCAGATCAAGAAGGGTGACAAGGTCGTTCTCTGGTACCTCTCGGCCAACCGCGACGAGCAGGTCTTCGAGAACCCCGACAAGCTCGACATCACGCGCGAGAATGCCCGCCGCCACATCGCTTTCGGCTACGGCATCCACCGCTGCGTCGGTGCGCGCCTGGCCGAACTGCAGCTGCGCGTCCTGCTCGAAGAAATGCACAAGCGCCGCATGCGCGTGCATCTTGCGGGCGATATCGAGCGCGTGCGCGCGAACTTCGTTCACGGCTTCCGCAAGCTGGAAGTCGAAATCACCGAGTTCTGA
- the msrB gene encoding peptide-methionine (R)-S-oxide reductase MsrB, whose product MSSTMPDRRGFLGWLSAGAAVPVLAACGSSPAQAREWPVSYTEAQWRRRLTKTEYWILREAGTERPYSSPLNKEKRAGTYVCAGCKNRLYSSKTKYDSRTGWPSFWKPLPGAIATATDYKLGYPRTEVLCADCGGHLGHVFNDGPRPTGKRYCMNGAAMDFVPA is encoded by the coding sequence ATGAGCAGCACCATGCCCGACCGTCGCGGCTTTCTCGGCTGGCTATCGGCCGGTGCCGCGGTGCCCGTCCTTGCCGCCTGCGGGAGCAGTCCGGCACAGGCGCGCGAATGGCCCGTGTCCTACACCGAGGCGCAATGGCGCCGCCGCCTGACCAAGACCGAGTACTGGATCCTGCGCGAGGCGGGGACCGAGCGACCTTACAGTTCGCCGCTAAACAAGGAAAAGCGCGCCGGGACCTATGTATGCGCCGGCTGCAAGAACCGGCTCTATTCCTCGAAGACCAAATACGACAGCCGGACCGGCTGGCCGAGCTTCTGGAAGCCGCTACCCGGTGCGATCGCCACGGCGACCGACTACAAGCTCGGCTACCCGCGCACCGAGGTGCTGTGCGCCGATTGCGGCGGGCATCTCGGCCATGTCTTCAATGACGGTCCGCGCCCGACGGGCAAGCGTTATTGCATGAACGGCGCTGCGATGGATTTCGTCCCCGCCTGA
- a CDS encoding PilZ domain-containing protein, with product MNCPVRTGEFENGEPHEIEDRVAPRFTLLIRPAKLVVGDLQFVCVIRDISATGVSVRIFHAIEWNGPVALELQTGERHKMDLVWNRGSEAGFEFHHEVEVESVIGNASLYPKRDIRFAIEWPIKLHDATGTARPAKLHNISRQGARVEIAAPLALDQALRLEARGLPAIEARVRWRGEGHYGLVFDTTFSLGELALTVERLQRGGAINPPPLKPRPPTAGEAV from the coding sequence ATGAATTGTCCTGTCAGGACAGGTGAGTTCGAGAACGGCGAGCCGCACGAGATCGAAGATCGCGTTGCGCCCCGTTTCACTCTCTTGATCCGCCCGGCCAAGCTGGTCGTCGGCGACCTCCAGTTCGTCTGCGTCATCCGCGATATCTCGGCCACCGGCGTTTCGGTACGCATCTTCCACGCGATCGAATGGAACGGCCCCGTTGCGCTCGAATTGCAGACTGGCGAGCGGCACAAGATGGACCTCGTCTGGAATCGCGGCTCCGAAGCCGGTTTCGAATTCCATCACGAGGTCGAGGTCGAAAGTGTCATCGGCAATGCGAGCCTCTATCCCAAGCGGGATATCCGCTTCGCCATCGAATGGCCGATCAAGCTGCACGATGCGACCGGAACAGCTCGCCCCGCCAAGCTGCACAACATTTCCCGCCAGGGCGCCCGCGTCGAAATCGCGGCCCCGCTTGCACTCGACCAGGCGCTACGCCTCGAAGCGCGCGGCCTTCCGGCGATCGAAGCGCGCGTGCGCTGGCGCGGGGAAGGGCACTACGGGCTCGTCTTCGACACCACCTTCTCGCTCGGGGAGCTGGCGTTGACCGTGGAGCGATTGCAGCGTGGAGGAGCGATCAATCCGCCACCGCTGAAGCCACGACCGCCTACCGCTGGCGAAGCCGTCTGA
- a CDS encoding integration host factor subunit beta: MIRSELLQALAKDNPDLRAEEVEQVVDIFFDEITRRLAEGGRVELRGFGAFSTREREARQGRNPRTGETVDVPAKRVPYFKPGKEMRERLNK, encoded by the coding sequence ATGATCAGATCGGAACTCCTTCAGGCCCTTGCCAAGGACAATCCGGATTTGCGCGCGGAGGAAGTCGAGCAGGTAGTCGACATTTTCTTCGATGAAATCACGCGCAGACTGGCAGAAGGCGGACGGGTGGAATTACGCGGTTTCGGCGCATTTTCCACGCGCGAGCGCGAGGCGAGGCAAGGCCGCAACCCGCGAACCGGCGAGACGGTGGACGTCCCGGCCAAGCGGGTCCCCTATTTCAAGCCGGGCAAGGAGATGCGCGAGCGGCTCAACAAGTAG
- a CDS encoding GntR family transcriptional regulator — translation MTQQSRPVYLKLRDRIAAAIIEGEYAEGEMLPSVRAFAAEQGANPLTVAKAYQQFQSDGLVEVQRGVGMYVVRGAAERLRKAERRQFIEEEWPEIRARMDRLGIQPADLLADA, via the coding sequence ATGACCCAACAGAGCCGACCCGTTTATCTCAAGCTGAGGGACCGGATTGCTGCGGCAATCATCGAGGGCGAATATGCCGAGGGCGAGATGCTCCCCTCGGTCCGTGCATTCGCGGCCGAGCAGGGTGCTAACCCGCTTACGGTGGCAAAGGCTTACCAGCAATTCCAGTCCGACGGACTGGTCGAGGTCCAGCGCGGTGTCGGCATGTATGTCGTGCGCGGGGCGGCCGAGCGCCTGCGCAAGGCCGAGCGGCGCCAGTTCATCGAAGAGGAATGGCCCGAAATCCGTGCCCGGATGGACCGGCTCGGCATCCAGCCGGCGGATCTCCTCGCCGACGCCTGA
- a CDS encoding peptide MFS transporter, which produces MKDMALWNEGDWIAAIASVVLVLFLVAGAFAVTRKTEEVGGHPKGLYILFFAEMWERFSYYGMRALLIFYLTQHWLFNDSASNIVYGAYVSLVYITPVLGGWLADRYLGQRKAVLFGALLLTFGHFLMAFEGTGGQNDPTINIFWLALSFIIVGSGFLKANISVIVGQLYPRTDVRRDGAYTIFYMGINVGAAIGTIIAGYLGITLGWAYGFGAAGIGMLLGLIVFVFGKPLLLGRGEPPKPLAKNTEMVMYGIGLVGVAIMWVLIQYQSVVGGLMLLCGAALLAYVLFEAFKLDKEPRERMFAILFLIALQPLFWGLFEQAGGSLNLFTDRYIDLGGVPAPIFQSINPIYIILLAPLFAMLWTWLGRKGLEPSTPAKFGLGLVQLGFGFLVLVWGAEAVGVDAKIPVIFLFGIYLFHTTGELCLSPVGLSAMNRLAPRHLASLIMGAWFFATAGGNYVAGMIGAATGGEDGEMTRQGTLDIYWQIGLVAMGVGVVVILISGLVKRWMHLDTLQDDNIDDALAGQAEAGLEAQEAGIHPATKN; this is translated from the coding sequence ATGAAAGACATGGCGCTTTGGAACGAGGGGGACTGGATCGCAGCGATCGCGTCCGTCGTCCTGGTTCTCTTCCTCGTGGCAGGCGCATTCGCCGTCACGCGCAAGACCGAAGAAGTCGGGGGCCATCCCAAGGGTCTGTACATCCTGTTCTTCGCCGAAATGTGGGAGCGCTTCTCCTACTACGGCATGCGCGCGCTGCTGATTTTCTACCTGACGCAGCACTGGCTGTTCAACGACAGCGCCTCGAACATCGTTTACGGCGCCTATGTCAGCCTCGTCTACATCACCCCGGTTCTCGGCGGCTGGCTTGCCGACCGCTATCTCGGCCAGCGCAAGGCGGTGCTTTTCGGCGCTCTGCTGCTGACCTTCGGCCACTTCCTGATGGCGTTCGAGGGAACCGGCGGACAGAACGATCCGACGATCAACATCTTCTGGCTGGCTCTCAGCTTCATCATCGTGGGTTCGGGCTTCCTGAAAGCCAACATCTCGGTGATCGTCGGCCAGCTCTATCCGCGTACCGACGTGCGCCGCGACGGTGCCTACACGATCTTCTACATGGGGATTAACGTCGGCGCCGCGATCGGCACGATCATCGCTGGCTATCTCGGCATTACGCTTGGCTGGGCATACGGCTTCGGCGCAGCCGGCATCGGCATGCTGCTTGGCCTCATCGTTTTCGTCTTCGGCAAGCCGCTGCTGCTCGGCCGCGGCGAACCGCCCAAGCCGCTGGCCAAGAATACCGAAATGGTCATGTACGGCATCGGCCTCGTCGGCGTCGCCATCATGTGGGTCCTGATCCAGTACCAGTCGGTTGTCGGCGGCCTCATGCTGCTCTGCGGCGCGGCGCTGCTTGCCTACGTGCTGTTCGAAGCCTTCAAGCTCGACAAGGAACCGCGCGAGCGCATGTTCGCCATCCTGTTCCTGATCGCATTGCAGCCGCTGTTCTGGGGCCTGTTCGAACAGGCGGGCGGCTCGCTCAACCTGTTCACCGATCGCTACATCGACCTCGGCGGCGTTCCTGCGCCGATCTTCCAGTCGATCAACCCGATCTACATCATCCTGCTGGCACCGCTGTTCGCGATGCTGTGGACCTGGCTCGGTCGCAAGGGGCTCGAACCCTCGACCCCGGCCAAGTTCGGCCTCGGCCTCGTCCAGCTCGGTTTCGGCTTCCTCGTACTCGTCTGGGGTGCGGAAGCAGTGGGCGTCGATGCGAAGATCCCGGTGATCTTCCTTTTCGGCATCTACCTGTTCCACACCACCGGCGAGCTTTGCCTCTCCCCGGTCGGACTTTCGGCCATGAACCGCCTCGCGCCGCGTCACCTTGCCAGCCTCATCATGGGCGCATGGTTCTTCGCGACCGCCGGCGGTAACTACGTCGCCGGCATGATCGGCGCGGCCACCGGCGGTGAAGACGGCGAGATGACCCGCCAGGGCACGCTCGACATCTACTGGCAGATCGGCCTGGTCGCGATGGGCGTCGGCGTTGTCGTCATCCTGATCTCGGGGCTCGTGAAGCGGTGGATGCACCTCGACACGTTGCAGGACGACAATATCGACGATGCTCTTGCGGGTCAGGCTGAAGCCGGTCTCGAGGCCCAGGAAGCCGGCATCCACCCGGCGACCAAGAACTGA